A stretch of the Gossypium hirsutum isolate 1008001.06 chromosome D07, Gossypium_hirsutum_v2.1, whole genome shotgun sequence genome encodes the following:
- the LOC107929853 gene encoding LOW QUALITY PROTEIN: serine/threonine-protein kinase RIPK (The sequence of the model RefSeq protein was modified relative to this genomic sequence to represent the inferred CDS: inserted 1 base in 1 codon), giving the protein MTVKKKITWKSLMPSCYKSKDLSDSGEQIELNHASSKMWDITLXISTSFFGSNLYVFTLAELRLITHNFARCNLLGEGGFGPVYKGFVDDKLRPGLKAQPVAVKTLDLDGLQGHREWLAEIIFLGQLRHPHLVKLIGYCYEDENRLLVYEYMPRGSLENQLFRRYSATLPWSTRMKIALGAAKGLAFLHEADKPVIYRDFKSSNILLDSDYNCKLSDFGLAKDGPEGGETHVTTRVMGTQGYAAPEYIMTGHLTTMSDVYSFGVVLLELLTGKRSMDNTRPSREQSLVEWARPLLRDPKRLDRVIDPRLEGQYSNKGAQKVAALAYKCLSHYPKPRPTMGDVVIVLESVQGFEDEFVGPFVYVVPNEADDSNEFLAKKGENEHDSPLRGWRNRIKLPPSSVANAESPCSI; this is encoded by the exons ATGACAGTGAAGAAGAAGATCACATGGAAATCACTAATGCCAAGCTGTTACAAAAGCAAAGACTTATCAGATTCGGGGGAACAGATTGAATTGAACCATGCCAGTTCCAAGATGTGGGATATCACAT TGATCTCAACATCATTCTTTGGTTCAAATCTTTATGTCTTCACATTAGCCGAGTTAAGGCTAATAACCCACAATTTTGCACGGTGTAACTTGCTTGGTGAAGGAGGGTTCGGACCAGTGTACAAAGGGTTTGTTGATGATAAGCTTAGACCTGGTTTAAAGGCTCAACCTGTAGCTGTTAAAACACTTGATTTGGATGGCTTGCAAGGTCATAGAGAATGGCTG GCTGAAATTATCTTCCTTGGACAACTTAGGCACCCTCATTTGGTTAAATTGATTGGTTATTGTTATGAAGACGAGAACCGGCTTCTCGTCTACGAGTATATGCCGAGAGGCAGCTTGGAGAATCAACTTTTTAGAA GGTATTCAGCTACTTTGCCATGGTCAACTAGGATGAAAATTGCTTTAGGAGCAGCAAAGGGATTAGCTTTCCTGCATGAAGCTGATAAACCAGTGATATATAGAGATTTTAAATCATCAAACATTTTGTTAGATTCT GATTATAATTGCAAGTTATCGGATTTCGGGTTAGCAAAAGACGGTCCAGAAGGGGGAGAAACGCACGTAACGACCCGAGTGATGGGCACGCAAGGATATGCTGCGCCGGAGTATATCATGACCG GCCACTTGACAACAATGAGTGATGTTTACAGCTTCGGGGTCGTTCTCTTGGAGCTATTAACAGGGAAACGATCGATGGATAACACCCGCCCGAGTCGAGAGCAGAGCCTTGTGGAATGGGCAAGGCCATTATTGAGGGACCCTAAGAGGCTTGACAGGGTAATAGACCCTAGGCTTGAGGGACAATATTCCAACAAAGGGGCTCAAAAAGTGGCTGCATTGGCTTACAAATGCTTGAGCCATTACCCCAAACCAAGGCCTACAATGGGGGATGTGGTCATAGTCTTGGAATCAGTGCAAGGGTTTGAAGATGAATTTGTGGGACCATTTGTGTATGTGGTGCCTAATGAAGCCGATGATAGCAACGAATTTCTCGCCAAGAAAGGGGAAAACGAACACGATTCGCCTCTTCGTGGTTGGAGAAATCGGATCAAGTTGCCGCCTTCTTCGGTAGCTAATGCCGAATCTCCATGTAGTATATGA
- the LOC121219232 gene encoding fatty-acid-binding protein 2 isoform X1, with product MSTSNLSRDILANNQHGLKSGSCKSSAQVKHIASYKNNLMGFHFACESKGRSATTHVSLHFFGEAEVLRSFPLLSLSVALIPPFDNLCSKVLPVPRENTDVQMQEHKDRRACEVGHQGYGSPSFLDLNWTQHAVEPRTGIEFPTTLDNVFDRQINSSLASEVLVGTGSIAITIIKIKSLEVYAFGFYIHPFSVCQKLGPKYASIPVNEPNKHNDFYQDLLREDIGMTVRLVVNCNGMKASAVRECLALLDRLHFGFLINWLNCVCFSDFENSLRARLVKTNPDTDYHCLSTFGSLFTQDIALPAGTVIDFRRTADGQLVTKIGGNHIGVVQSKDLCRAFFGMYIGDVPVSEQAKENIGQNVANIIRRC from the exons ATGTCGACTTCCAATTTGAGTAGGGATATATTGGCTAATAATCAACATGGTTTGAAATCTGGAAGTTGTAAATCTTCAGCTCAGGTTAAGCACATTGCTTCTTATAAGAATAACCTTATGGGATTTCATTTCGCTTGCGAATCGAAAGGTCGATCTGCCACCACACATGTATCATTACACTTCTTCGGAGAAGCGGAAGTGCTCCGTTCGTTTCCTCTGCTTTCATTATCTGTTGCTCTTATACCGCCATTTGATAACTT ATGTTCAAAGGTACTACCTGTTCCTCGGGAAAACACGGATGTTCAAATGCAAGAACACAAGGATCGAAGGGCTTGTGAAGTTGGACATCAAGGATATGGTAGTCCATCTTTTCTAGATTTAAATTGGACACAACATGCTGTTGAGCCCCGAACCGGCATTGAGTTCCCAACAACATTGGACAACGTATTCGATAGACAGATTAATTCCAGTTTAGCTTCTGAG GTGCTTGTTGGTACCGGATCAATTGCCATAACGATAATCAAAATCAAGTCTCTAGAGGTGTATGCATTTGGTTTTT ATATTCATCCATTCTCCGTATGCCAGAAACTGGGACCAAAGTATGCTTCTATTCCTGTGAATGAACCGAACAAACACAATGACTTTTATCAGGATCTTCTTAG AGAGGACATTGGCATGACTGTTAGGCTAGTGGTTAACTGCAATGGGATGAAAGCCAGTGCAGTAAGAGA GTGCTTGGCTCTTTTGGATAGGCTGCATTTTGGTTTTCTCATTAACTGGCTTAATTGTGTATGTTTCAGTGACTTTGAAAATTCCCTTCGTGCACGGTTAGTAAAG ACTAATCCCGATACCGATTATCATTGCCTAAGTACATTTGGCTCCTTATTCACTCAAGATATCGCATTGCCTGCG GGAACAGTGATCGACTTTCGGCGGACAGCTGACGGACAACTAGTTACCAAAA TTGGAGGTAACCACATTGGAGTGGTTCAAAGCAAGGATTTGTGCA GGGCCTTCTTCGGTATGTACATCGGAGATGTCCCAGTATCGGAACAAGCTAAAGAAAACATTGGGCAAAATGTTGCAAACATTATAAGGAGATGCTGA
- the LOC121219232 gene encoding fatty-acid-binding protein 2 isoform X2, which translates to MSTSNLSRDILANNQHGLKSGSCKSSAQVKHIASYKNNLMGFHFACESKGRSATTHVSLHFFGEAEVLRSFPLLSLSVALIPPFDNLCSKVLPVPRENTDVQMQEHKDRRACEVGHQGYGSPSFLDLNWTQHAVEPRTGIEFPTTLDNVFDRQINSSLASEVLVGTGSIAITIIKIKSLEVYAFGFYIHPFSVCQKLGPKYASIPVNEPNKHNDFYQDLLREDIGMTVRLVVNCNGMKASAVRDDFENSLRARLVKTNPDTDYHCLSTFGSLFTQDIALPAGTVIDFRRTADGQLVTKIGGNHIGVVQSKDLCRAFFGMYIGDVPVSEQAKENIGQNVANIIRRC; encoded by the exons ATGTCGACTTCCAATTTGAGTAGGGATATATTGGCTAATAATCAACATGGTTTGAAATCTGGAAGTTGTAAATCTTCAGCTCAGGTTAAGCACATTGCTTCTTATAAGAATAACCTTATGGGATTTCATTTCGCTTGCGAATCGAAAGGTCGATCTGCCACCACACATGTATCATTACACTTCTTCGGAGAAGCGGAAGTGCTCCGTTCGTTTCCTCTGCTTTCATTATCTGTTGCTCTTATACCGCCATTTGATAACTT ATGTTCAAAGGTACTACCTGTTCCTCGGGAAAACACGGATGTTCAAATGCAAGAACACAAGGATCGAAGGGCTTGTGAAGTTGGACATCAAGGATATGGTAGTCCATCTTTTCTAGATTTAAATTGGACACAACATGCTGTTGAGCCCCGAACCGGCATTGAGTTCCCAACAACATTGGACAACGTATTCGATAGACAGATTAATTCCAGTTTAGCTTCTGAG GTGCTTGTTGGTACCGGATCAATTGCCATAACGATAATCAAAATCAAGTCTCTAGAGGTGTATGCATTTGGTTTTT ATATTCATCCATTCTCCGTATGCCAGAAACTGGGACCAAAGTATGCTTCTATTCCTGTGAATGAACCGAACAAACACAATGACTTTTATCAGGATCTTCTTAG AGAGGACATTGGCATGACTGTTAGGCTAGTGGTTAACTGCAATGGGATGAAAGCCAGTGCAGTAAGAGA TGACTTTGAAAATTCCCTTCGTGCACGGTTAGTAAAG ACTAATCCCGATACCGATTATCATTGCCTAAGTACATTTGGCTCCTTATTCACTCAAGATATCGCATTGCCTGCG GGAACAGTGATCGACTTTCGGCGGACAGCTGACGGACAACTAGTTACCAAAA TTGGAGGTAACCACATTGGAGTGGTTCAAAGCAAGGATTTGTGCA GGGCCTTCTTCGGTATGTACATCGGAGATGTCCCAGTATCGGAACAAGCTAAAGAAAACATTGGGCAAAATGTTGCAAACATTATAAGGAGATGCTGA
- the LOC107929919 gene encoding uncharacterized protein — protein sequence MSIALERIESAGFGRVMNCACDSSKFESPPPVKETKQLLLAETAAVEEEEDDWRVSSSTTTSSSIGKNSDEVSGISSDGGDCEENEVQSSYNGPLDMMNSLEQVLPMRRSISSFYNGKSKSYTSLVDASSASSIKDIAKPENAYTRRRRNLLAINHIWDKNRSKKFIRPISSSKSTLALAVAMSGSETDSFSSAGEDSSSTSSPRLLLPPLHPQTKMVSLYNNSISITPSSSPSSGGRNFSNWRSFSLADVREYN from the exons ATGTCGATCGCGTTGGAACGGATAGAATCGGCGGGGTTCGGGCGGGTAATGAATTGCGCTTGCGATAGTTCTAAATTCGAATCGCCGCCGCCGGTTAAGGAAACGAAGCAGTTGTTATTGGCGGAGACGGCGGCGGTTGAAGAGGAGGAGGATGATTGGAGGGTTTCGTCGTCTACTACGACGTCGTCTTCGATCGGGAAGAACAGTGATGAGGTATCCGGAATATCATCGGACGGTGGTGATTGCGAGGAAAATGAAGTTCAAAGCTCTTATAATGGTCCTTTAGATATGATGAATTCCCTTGAGCAGGTCTTGCCTATGAG GAGAAGCATCTCGAGTTTCTACAATGGAAAATCAAAGTCTTACACGAGTTTGGTCGATGCATCATCAGCTTCCTCCATTAAAGACATAGCAAAACCTGAAAATGCTTATACTAGAAGAAGGAGAAATTTATTAGCAATCAATCATATATGGGATAAAAACAGGAGCAAAAAGTTCATTAGACCAATAAGTTCAAGTAAAAGCACATTAGCACTTGCTGTTGCAATGAGTGGTTCAGAGACTGATAGTTTTTCAAGCGCTGGTGAGGATTCTTCTTCAACTTCCAGTCCTAGGTTATTACTACCTCCATTACACCCACAAACGAAAATGGTTTCTTTGTATAATAACAGTATTAGTATTACCCCTTCTTCATCACCGTCGAGTGGTGGCCGGAATTTCTCTAACTGGCGGTCTTTTTCATTGGCTGATGTACGTGAATATAACTGA